A stretch of DNA from Dehalobacterium formicoaceticum:
TACCGATGGCGCATAGTGTGCCAAGGATCACAGCTTCAAGAAACTGACCGCCGATAAATTTTGTAAAGGATTGATGGGCAGTTCTCAACACATACATGGTCTTTTGGCATTTCTCGGCACTGATCAATGATTCCATCAGCACTGTAAACTGTCTTTGCAGTTTTTCCTTATTAAAAAGTATATACATGGCAAAGATAAATCCAATCACTAATTGCACAATAAATCCTACTAAGCCGGTGATCAAGGACAGAAGATAATTGATAAAAGATTCTGTTCCCGCTGATATAAAAGCAAGGGCTTTCTTAGTCGTTTCCTGCCAGTCGATTTCCAAGGTTTGCAGGGCTTGTTGCAAAGATGGTATTTCATCTGAATGGAAAATAATCCACTGTCTGAATTTTTCCGCTAATGGCGGTATCTCGTCGGACATCAGCTTAAAACTGGCGATTAGTTCCGGAACCACCACATAAATAATTAAAGCGCTTGCTGCAACAAGAATTAACAGGGAGATCAAAAGGCACACTGCTCTGCGGCTTTTATGTATTGTTTTATTTCTTGTTTTCGGGAAGTATATTTTTTCAACTTGCACCAATAAAATATTAAGAATATAGGCAATGACTACTCCGATAAGCAATGAAGATACTGCTTGGATTATATTGGATCCGGCCTGCAGAATACTGGGAAAATGAAGCACAATCAGGCCGGATATCACCG
This window harbors:
- a CDS encoding AI-2E family transporter, which gives rise to MLKDYEIKKYIAIAVIAVISGLIVLHFPSILQAGSNIIQAVSSLLIGVVIAYILNILLVQVEKIYFPKTRNKTIHKSRRAVCLLISLLILVAASALIIYVVVPELIASFKLMSDEIPPLAEKFRQWIIFHSDEIPSLQQALQTLEIDWQETTKKALAFISAGTESFINYLLSLITGLVGFIVQLVIGFIFAMYILFNKEKLQRQFTVLMESLISAEKCQKTMYVLRTAHQSFTKFIGGQFLEAVILGTLCAIGMMILRLPYAIMTGTVIGVSALIPVIGAYLGAAIGAFMIATVNPMQTVIFLVFIVILQQIEGNLIYPRVVGSSIGLPGIWVFAAVAAGGGIWGIPGIILGVPVAATLYKIIGDYIKKKRGN